The genome window ATTTGTTGCTTTGTCATTATTTGTTCTAGCAAAAACGATATACGTATTTGCCACACCGCCATTTGTTATGAACACCTTGGAACCATTTAAAATATATTGATCGTTTTTCTTTTTCGCTATTGTCTTCATACTTTTTACATCTGATCCCGCCCCGGGTTCCGTTAAAGCGAATGCACCAAGATATTGGCCCGTGGCAAGCTTTGGGATATAATGCTTCTTCTGCTCCTCTGTACCAAAATGTAAAATAGGTATTGTACCAACAGAGGTGTGGACTGATAACACCACCCCAATGGTAGCGCTTACTTTTGAAAGCTCATGAATCGTAATTATATAAGATGTATAATCCATTCCACTTCCACTATAATTTTCGGGAATTGGAATACCCATTAATCCAAGCGCTCCCATTTTCTCGACGATTTCTATGGGAAATCGATCTTCAGCTTCCATTCGTTCGATTTCTGGTGAGATTTCCTTTTGTGCGAATTCCCGAACAAGTTTCTGAATCATTTCTTGTTCAGCTGAAAAATTAAGATCCATCTTGGTGCCCTCCAATATTTGGTCTCTCTTTTAACTATATTCGTAAAAGCCTCTGCCGGATTTCTTACCTAACCAACCTGCTTTGACATATTTTCTGAGCAGTGGACATGGACGGTATTTACTGTCACCAAATCCTTCATAAAGCACTTCCATAATTGATAAACAAGTATCAAGTCCAATAAAATCTGCCAGCGTTAGCGGTCCCATCGGATGGTTCATTCCGAGTTTCATGACTGTATCAATATCTGCTGGTGATGCAACTCCTTCATAGACAGTATAAATCGCTTCATTAATCATTGGCATAAGAATTCGATTGGAAACAAATCCGGGAAAATCATTTACTTCAACAGAGGTTTTTTGCAGCTTCTTACCTACTGCTTCAATTGCCAGGTAGGTCTCATCACTCGTTTGCAGGCCTCGAATAATTTCCACTAGCTTCATAACAGGAACTGGATTCATAAAATGCATGCCAATTACTTGGTCTGGTCGATTTGTTACTGCTGCAAGTTCCGTAATCGGCAGTGAAGAAGTATTCGATGCTAAAATAGCGTGCTTTGGTGCAATTTCATCAAGTTCACGAAATACTTTGGATTTAACTTCCATACTTTCAATTACTGCCTCAATGATGAGATCACAGGTTGCCGCATCTTGTAGCTGGTTGGAGGGAGTTAGTCTTCTTAAAGCTCCGTCCCTCTCCGTTTCTGTCATTCGTTCCTTTTCTACTGCTCGAAACAGTAACTTCTCGATAATATTCATTCCTTTATTGAGTGCTTTCTCATTTAAGTCGTACAGCAGTACATCAAACCCGGATTGTGCACAAACTTGGGCAATTCCTGCACCCATTTGACCAGCACCAATTACCATTATTTTATTAATTGACATAATGATTGCCTCCTTGCTTAAGATTCCGGAGATTTAGAAGTGGAGTAGAGCGCTCATTCCTGAAGCCTCGAAAGCTCATGAATCATAAGCGCTCATCCATCTTTCCTAAACTAAATCTTTATTCCCCAGCCACTTCAATCAGGATAGCGTCTCCTTGACCTCCACCACTGCAGATTGCTGCAATTCCTAGACCACCACCTCGGCGTTTCAGTTCATGAATTAATGTTAAAATGATTCTTGCACCACTCGCACCAATTGGATGCCCTAATGCAACTGCTCCACCATTTACATTAATCTTCTCATGGTCTATTCCAGCAATTTGACTGCTCGCAAGTGACACTGCAGCAAATGCTTCATTAATCTCGAATAAGTCAATGTCGTCAATTGAGTGTCCTGTCTTTTCTAATAGCTTATTAATTACCAGTCCCGGTGTTTGTGGGAAATTCTTCGCTTCTACCGCTACTTCGGCATGACTTAAAATAGTTGCCAGTGGTGTTTTTCCAAGTTCCTCTGCTTTTTCGTCTGACATGACAACAAATGCACATGCACCATCATTTACCCCTGGAGCATTCCCA of Oceanobacillus zhaokaii contains these proteins:
- a CDS encoding 3-hydroxybutyryl-CoA dehydrogenase codes for the protein MSINKIMVIGAGQMGAGIAQVCAQSGFDVLLYDLNEKALNKGMNIIEKLLFRAVEKERMTETERDGALRRLTPSNQLQDAATCDLIIEAVIESMEVKSKVFRELDEIAPKHAILASNTSSLPITELAAVTNRPDQVIGMHFMNPVPVMKLVEIIRGLQTSDETYLAIEAVGKKLQKTSVEVNDFPGFVSNRILMPMINEAIYTVYEGVASPADIDTVMKLGMNHPMGPLTLADFIGLDTCLSIMEVLYEGFGDSKYRPCPLLRKYVKAGWLGKKSGRGFYEYS